The genomic interval GTCGTGGGCGAGACAGAGATCGGGCTGCGTCAGGCGACCAATGCCGAAGAGCTGATCGGCGACCTGCCCGGCGTGTCGCCGGGCGCCAGCAGCGCGGTCAACAACGGCGGCGCGGGCTTCGCGTCGCTCAACCTGCGCGGCGTCGGCACCAACCGCAACCTCGTGCTGCTCGACGGAACGCGGCTCGTGCCCTCGTCGCTGCTCAGCGAGACCGACCTCAACATCATTCCCGTCGCGCTGATCGAGCGCGCCGAGATCGTGACCGGCGGCGCTTCGTCGGTCTATGGCGCCGACGCGATCGCCGGCGTCGCGAACTTCATCACCAAGCGCGACTTCGCGGGCGTCGAGCTTGCCAGCACGGTCGGCATCACCGAGCGCGGCGACGGCGCGCGCTATCGCTTCGACGTGACGGTCGGCGCCAATTTCGACGACGGCCGCGGCAATGCGGTGCTGAACGTCGGTTACCAGAAGGTCGAGCCGGTGCTCCAGGGCGGCCGCGCCGTTTCGCGCGACACCTATTTCCTCGACGGAAGCCTGGTCGGTTCGGGGACGACGACGCCGACGCGCATCAACAACCGCATCTACAACCCCGCCGACGGTGCGCTTCGCGACTATGTCGGGTCGCGCGACGCCTATAATTTCGCGCCCGACAATTATTTCCAGACCCCGCTCGAACGCTATAACCTGTTCGGCGCGGCGCAATATGAAGTCGCCGACGGCATCGAAGTCTATGCCAAGGGCATGTTCACCCGGTCGAAGGTGCAGCTCAGCCTCGCCTCGTCGGGGATGTTCGGCGATACATGGCAGCTGCCGCTGAACAATCCGTTCCTGCCCGACGCCGTGCGGTCGGAGGTTTGCGCGTCGAACGCGATCTCGGTCGCCGACTGCGCCGCCGCGGGCGCAGCGACCAGCCCGAACGATCCCGCCTATCGCGAGGTCGCGACGGTGATCAACCGCCGCTTCATCGAGGCCGGGCCGCGCATCCGCAACCTGACGACCAACCAGTTCCAGCTTTGGGCCGGCGTCCGCGGGTCGATCACCGATACGATCAAGTTCGACGTCTATGGCCTGCACGGCGAATCGGATCGCAAGAACAGCAATATCAACTGGGGCCTGAAATCGCGTGTGCAGCAGGCGCTGCGCGCCAACAGCACGACCGAATGCGCCGATCCGTCGAACGGGTGCGTGCCGATCAACCTGTTCGGCGATGGCACCGATATCACGGACGAGGCGATCGCCTTTTTCAACCAGCCGGCTGGATCGACGGTGAGCACGCGCCTGTCGGTCGTCAGCGGCAGCATCTCGGGCGAGCTGGGCAATTTCCTTGCGGGGGAAACGCCGATCGGCTTCGCGCTGGGCGCCGAATATCGCAAATATGGCGCCGAGCAGGTATCCGACGTCGCCTTCGGAACACAGGACGAGGTGCTGGGCACCGGGGCGCCGTCGCCGTCCTTCTCGGGCACTTACGACGTCAAGGAAATCTTCGGCGAGCTGATCGTGCCGATCGTCGAGGACGTGCCCGGTATCTATAGCCTGACCGCCGAGGCGGGCATCCGCCTGTCGGATTATTCGAACACGGGCACCAGCACGACGTGGAAGGCGGGCGGCACCTGGGAGCCGTTCCGCGGCTACAAGATCCGCGGCATCTATCAGCATTCGGTGCGGTCGCCGAATATTTCGGAGCTCTTCACGCCGATCACCACGGGTCTCGCCAACCTTGCCGAAGATCCGTGCCAGGGGGCGAATCCCGTCGGCAACGCCGCGCTCACCGCGATCTGCATCGCGCAGGGCGCGCCCGCGGGAACGATCGGGAATATTCCGGCGCCGTCCTCGGGCCAGATCAACCAGACGGCGGGCGGCAACCCCGACCTCGACGTCGAGACCGCCGATTCCTACACGCTGGGGCTGGTCGTGACGCCGCCGCAGGTGCCGGGGCTCGCGATCACGGCGGACTATTATCATATCAAGATCACCGACGCGATCACGCTGCCGACGCCGGACGACGTCTTCGGCCCCTGTTTCGAAGAAGGCGATGCCGAGGCCTGCGCGCTCATCCGCCGCAATCCGCTCAACGGCTCGCTGAACGGCGGGGGCGACACGCCGGGCCAGATCGCGCTGCTCACCAATCAGGGGACGATCACCACCTCGGGCGTCGATCTGCGGATCAACTACGGCCTGCCCACCGGTTTCGGGCGGCTCAACTTCGACCTTTCGGGCAACTGGACCGAGCAGTCGAAATTCAAGGCCTCGCCGACCAGCATCAACCGCGAATGCGTCGGCCAATACAGCACGAACTGCGGCTTCTTCGCCGGCGAAATCACGCCGAAATACAGCTTCAACATGCGCGCGACGGCGCAGATCGACGATTTCGGCGACATCTCGCTACTGTGGCGCTGGCTCGACGGCGCCGACTATGAGCGGATCCTGGATGTCGACGGGATCGAGCCCGATTATCTGCACATCCCGAGCTACAGCTATTTCGACCTCACCTACCGCGCCCGGGTCGCCGACATCTTCACGCTCACGCTGTCGGTCCAGAATCTGCTCGACAAGGACCCGCCGCTCGTCAGCAACTATGTCGGAACGACAACGCTCAACTCGGGGAACACCTATCCGACCACCTATGACGTCCTCGGGCGGCGTTACAGCCTGACCGCGAGCATGCGCTTCTAGGCCCGGTTTCCGGCGCCGAGGTCCAGTCCCCCTCGGCGCCGGCCCGGTGCGCGGACGAAGGGTGGTGCCTTCGTCCGCGCATCCACCCATTCTCTCCCGGCGAGGGTGAACGCGCGATATCTGCGGCCGAACGTCGGTCGACAGCCTGGCGCCTTCCTGCGATAATCGCGCGATGAACCAGGCCGCGGTCTTTCGATCCACCACCGTCTATGAAGTGGCCGCGGCCGGCCGGTCGGGCGGCCTCGAATGGCAGCGGCGGCGGGCGCTCCTCTGGCTTACCGGCGCCTTCTGGGGGCTGCACACGCTGGCGCTCTGGACCGCCGATCTGCTCGACCGGCACCCGCACCTGCTGCGCGCGACGGCCGTGCGCCTCCTGCTCATGGCGATCGGCCTCGCCCTGTGCTTCGGCATTCACATGATTTTGCGCAAGCTGGGCCGGCGGCCATGGCGCCAGAAGGCGCCGATCGTCTTTTTCGCCTCGCTCGTCGCGGCCGAATCCTTCGCCTGGTGTACCTATTTCGCCTTGGTCTATGCGAAGGGAGAGCCGGTCCACCTCGCGATCGACGGCAGCGCGGTGATCCGCACGCTCGTTCCCTGGACCTGGTTCTTTCTGGCGTGGGTCGGGCTCTATCTCGCCGTCCAATATGGTTTCGAGGCGCGCGCGGAAGAGCGCCGCTCGGCGCAGCTTCGCACGATGGCGCAGGCGGCCAAGCTTCAGGCGCTCCATTATCAGATCAACCCGCATTTCCTGTTCAACAGCTTCAATTCGGTTTCGGCGCTGATCCTCGACGGCCGCGCCGACGATGCAAACGCGATGGTCGAGCGGCTGGCGGGCTTTTTCCGCGTCAACCTCGCCACCAATCCCGACGTCGACATTTCGCTGGCGGAAGAGGTCGCGCTGCAGGCCACCTATCTCGAAATCGAGCAGACGCGCTATCCCGATCTCGAAATCCGGATCGATCTGCCCGCGGCGCTCGGCCGGGCGGCCGTGCCGGCCTTCCTCCTCCAGCCGCTGGTCGAGAATGCCGTCAAGCATGGCGCCGGAACGGTCGGTGCCGGCGGCGCCTGGATCGCAATCACGGTGCGGCAGGAGCCCGGGCGGCTGACGATCATGGTCGAAAACAGCTGCTCGCCATCCGGGCCTGCGGGCGTTTGCGGCACGCATACCGGACTCCGCAATGTCCGCGACCGGCTGTCCAATCGCTTTGGCGCGGATGCGAAACTGTCGATCGAGCGGCTGCCCGCGTCCCGCTTTCGCGCGACGATCGAGCTGCCGCTGGTGTATGTCGCATGACGATGACGGTCCTCACCGTCGACGATGAGCCGCTCGCGCTGCGCCGGCTCGAGCTGATCCTCGCGAAGCTGCGCGACGTAGACCATGTCGGGTCCGCGAGCGGTTGCCGCGAGGCTATCGCCAAGATTGCCGAGCTGAAACCCGATATTGTGCTGCTCGACATCAAGATGCGCGACGGGACGGGCTTCGACGTCCTTGGCGGGCTGCCCGAGGATTGCGCGCCGGGGGTCATTTTCACGACGGCGTTCGATCATTTCGCCGTTCGCGCGTTCGAGGCGCATGCCATCGACTATATCCTCAAGCCCATCGAGCTTTCGCGGCTGAGCGCGGCGATCGACCGGTCGCGCGAGCGGCTCGCCGCGGTCGATGCGCGCGAACAGATTGCCCAGATGCGCGCCGTGATCGACGATCTGCGCGCGGGCTATCACGAGCAGGGCGCGCGGCAAGGCGGGGACGAGTTGTGGTTGCGCGGGACCGCGGGCGTGCTGACCTGCATCCGCCGCGCCGACATCGACATGATCACCGCCGAGGATGATTATGTCCGGCTGCACACGGCCTCTGCATCCTATCTGCTGCGCGGATCGATCCGGGCGGCGCAGGCCGACCTCGACCTTCCCGAAGCGGAATTCGTCCGCGTCCATCGCCGCGCGCTGCTGCGGCGCAGCGCGATCGCAAGCGTGCGCCGCTCGGCCGACCGGGGCGTGCGGGTGATCCTGCGCAACGGCACCGACGTCGGCGCGGGACGCGTCTATGCCAAGAAACTACTCCGCTCGCTGCCGGCGGTCGGCTGATCGATCGTGGGCGCCGGCGTCAGGCCTGACCGGCCGCCGCGTCCTCGCCCTCGATCCCCTGATATTTGAGCTGGAGATAGCGTTCGCGCGTCGCGAGCTTGTCGAGCTCGCCCGCGGCGAGGCTGCGCGCGGCGTTGCCGATCTCGCTTTCGAGCATCTTGAGGCCGCCGACGAGCGTCTCGTCGGGGGTGCGGCCGGCATGGATTTCCTGACGCAGCCCCGCAGGGATACGCTGGTAGCCCGCGACGAGCTCGGGCAGATCCTCGCCCACGAGCTTGCGGATGTTCGCCGCCGCGGGAGTCGCGGGGTCGAGCGTCTGGAGTTGCGGCGCGAGCAGGTCGAGCTGGACGCCGATACCGTCGACGAGCTGGCGCGCCGGAGCCGGGAGAGCGGGACGCTGAGCCTCGAGCCAGATTTCGGTGCGGCCCGCGAGCTGTTTCAAGTCCGCCTTGGGCAGATCCGCCTGGCGCGGTTCGGGGAAGGGCGGCCATTTGCCGAAAAGCACCGCGACGCCGACGAGCAGCACGAACAGCGCGAGCAGACCGACGAAGCCGAGCGGCTGGATCAGCGCGCCGAACACCGCGGCGCCGATTAGCACGATCCCGCCCGCGATCAGCATCCGGCCGAGCTTCTTGTAGAGATGCTGGCGGCGCAGCGCGACGCTCTTGGTGCCGATCGGGCGGCGGCGCTCGCGCGACCGTTCGATCGCCGAAGCGGCGGTAATCCGGATCTTGTCGACTTCGCTCATGCTCATCGCTTAGCCTTCGAGCGCGGCGAGCGGGCTGTCGGCGCCGCCGACGCTCGCCTGCGCCTGGCTCGCGCCCTCGGCGCGCGCGATATAGCCCTTCGACTTCGCGACCTCGCCCTCCAGTGTGTTGACGGTGGTCTTCATGCTGTCGAGCGCCTTCAGCTTGAAGGTGTCGATCGCGTCCATCGTGTCGTATATATTCTGGAAGGCGCGCTGCAGCGTTTCCATCGGGATCGTGCTCGACGCCGCCTGTTCGTGGATGCGCGCGGTATTGTCCTTCAGCATCTTCGACGTGCCGTCGATGATATTCGCGGTCGTCGTGTTCAATGCGGTGATCTGTTCGAGCACCAGCTTCTGGTTCGTCATCGCCTGCGCGACGGTGATCGCGGTCTTCAATGCGCCGACGGTGGTCGTGCTCGCACGGTCGACGCCCTTCACCAGCTCGACATTGTTTTTCTTGACGAGGTCGAGCGCGAGATAGCCCTGCACGGTCACCGCCATTTGCGTGAGCAGGTCCTGCGTGCGCTGGCGCGCATAGAAGAGGGCGTTCTCGCGCAGCACCTTCGCCTTCGCCGGGTCGACGCCGTCGAGTTCGTTCGCCTTCGCTTCGAGTTTTTCGTCGAGCGTCTGGGCGATGTGG from uncultured Sphingopyxis sp. carries:
- a CDS encoding TonB-dependent receptor, whose amino-acid sequence is MLEKFRPRHMLLSTTLLGSAACIAPAHAQDAPGGEAAIEDATPIVVTGSRIQNPNLEQSSPVQVVGETEIGLRQATNAEELIGDLPGVSPGASSAVNNGGAGFASLNLRGVGTNRNLVLLDGTRLVPSSLLSETDLNIIPVALIERAEIVTGGASSVYGADAIAGVANFITKRDFAGVELASTVGITERGDGARYRFDVTVGANFDDGRGNAVLNVGYQKVEPVLQGGRAVSRDTYFLDGSLVGSGTTTPTRINNRIYNPADGALRDYVGSRDAYNFAPDNYFQTPLERYNLFGAAQYEVADGIEVYAKGMFTRSKVQLSLASSGMFGDTWQLPLNNPFLPDAVRSEVCASNAISVADCAAAGAATSPNDPAYREVATVINRRFIEAGPRIRNLTTNQFQLWAGVRGSITDTIKFDVYGLHGESDRKNSNINWGLKSRVQQALRANSTTECADPSNGCVPINLFGDGTDITDEAIAFFNQPAGSTVSTRLSVVSGSISGELGNFLAGETPIGFALGAEYRKYGAEQVSDVAFGTQDEVLGTGAPSPSFSGTYDVKEIFGELIVPIVEDVPGIYSLTAEAGIRLSDYSNTGTSTTWKAGGTWEPFRGYKIRGIYQHSVRSPNISELFTPITTGLANLAEDPCQGANPVGNAALTAICIAQGAPAGTIGNIPAPSSGQINQTAGGNPDLDVETADSYTLGLVVTPPQVPGLAITADYYHIKITDAITLPTPDDVFGPCFEEGDAEACALIRRNPLNGSLNGGGDTPGQIALLTNQGTITTSGVDLRINYGLPTGFGRLNFDLSGNWTEQSKFKASPTSINRECVGQYSTNCGFFAGEITPKYSFNMRATAQIDDFGDISLLWRWLDGADYERILDVDGIEPDYLHIPSYSYFDLTYRARVADIFTLTLSVQNLLDKDPPLVSNYVGTTTLNSGNTYPTTYDVLGRRYSLTASMRF
- a CDS encoding toxic anion resistance protein, translated to MSEATATTTATDELKLTPPDPVPSVSPEKAAGLVPLSTEQKSKLGERVDGFIDDLVAQDVNSPAFGQKVDQITNMGRKEMLEAASHSNRFLDRPIRAMDRDTDIGQNLIELRTTVERLDPSANGKLISKRGFLDKIFGGKINNYFAQYRSAQTHIGGILTALANGKDELLMDNAAIDVERRKMWESMGKLEQMVHIAQTLDEKLEAKANELDGVDPAKAKVLRENALFYARQRTQDLLTQMAVTVQGYLALDLVKKNNVELVKGVDRASTTTVGALKTAITVAQAMTNQKLVLEQITALNTTTANIIDGTSKMLKDNTARIHEQAASSTIPMETLQRAFQNIYDTMDAIDTFKLKALDSMKTTVNTLEGEVAKSKGYIARAEGASQAQASVGGADSPLAALEG
- a CDS encoding histidine kinase, with protein sequence MNQAAVFRSTTVYEVAAAGRSGGLEWQRRRALLWLTGAFWGLHTLALWTADLLDRHPHLLRATAVRLLLMAIGLALCFGIHMILRKLGRRPWRQKAPIVFFASLVAAESFAWCTYFALVYAKGEPVHLAIDGSAVIRTLVPWTWFFLAWVGLYLAVQYGFEARAEERRSAQLRTMAQAAKLQALHYQINPHFLFNSFNSVSALILDGRADDANAMVERLAGFFRVNLATNPDVDISLAEEVALQATYLEIEQTRYPDLEIRIDLPAALGRAAVPAFLLQPLVENAVKHGAGTVGAGGAWIAITVRQEPGRLTIMVENSCSPSGPAGVCGTHTGLRNVRDRLSNRFGADAKLSIERLPASRFRATIELPLVYVA
- a CDS encoding LytTR family DNA-binding domain-containing protein, translated to MTMTVLTVDDEPLALRRLELILAKLRDVDHVGSASGCREAIAKIAELKPDIVLLDIKMRDGTGFDVLGGLPEDCAPGVIFTTAFDHFAVRAFEAHAIDYILKPIELSRLSAAIDRSRERLAAVDAREQIAQMRAVIDDLRAGYHEQGARQGGDELWLRGTAGVLTCIRRADIDMITAEDDYVRLHTASASYLLRGSIRAAQADLDLPEAEFVRVHRRALLRRSAIASVRRSADRGVRVILRNGTDVGAGRVYAKKLLRSLPAVG